The Planctomycetota bacterium nucleotide sequence GAACGCGCTTTCGGCCTTCTTGGGCATGGCGTTTCTCCCTATCTCCTCTTGGCGAAGCAATCGCTGCAGTACACGGGACGGTCGCCGCGGGGCTTAAACGGGACCTGGGCGGGCTTGCCGCACTCCGCGCAAACCGCCTGGAACATTTCCCGCCGGGCGCCGCCGCCCATGCCGCCTCCCATGCCTCCGCCCATCCCGCCGCCCCCGCCGGCGGCCTTCTTGGCGGCGCGGCACGGCGAGCAGCGCTTGGGCTCGTTGGTGAACCCGCGCTGCGCGTAGCGCTCCTGCTCGGCGGCGGTGAAGGTGAACGTCGTGCCGCACTCGACGCACGTCAACTGCTTGTCCTGGTACATGTCCACTCCGAAAAAGGACTCGAACCCCCCCGCCGCCCCGACGTCCGGCGGGACCCCTTGATTACAATGAGGCGCGGCTCCGGAGGCAATCAAAATCTGAAGCCGCCGGCGCCTATTCCGGCGGCGAGATGAGAGGAACCGCCTCGGCCGCCGCCCCCGCGGGAGAGGGCGCGGGCCCCTCGGGCCGGCTCGGGACGATCGCCTCGACCTCGGCCGGAACGGGCTTTTCCACCGACGTCGGGACCGGCGGGGCGGCGTCCGCCGGAACCCGCAGCCCGTCGCGCAGGCGGCGCACGCGCTCGCGAAGGCCCGTGACGAGCGTCTCCATGGCGTCCAGGCTGTGGTCGAGGTCCGCGGCCAAGCGCTCGGCGCTGTCCAGGCGCGCCAGAAGGCCTTCGGCCGCGCGGAGCCGGCCGGCGGCGGACTCGAGTTCCGACCGGTGCAGGCGTTCCAGCTCGTCCAGGCGCTTCTGAAGCTCGTCGGCCTTTTCCCGGTACGTGGACAGCGTGGCCTCGAGCGCGGCCCGCGCGGCGTCCTTCTCGCGCACGGAGCGGTCGGCGGCCTCCTGGAGGCGGGAAAGGGTTTCCGCCAGGCGCCGCCGCTCCGCCGCCTCGCGGTCGAGATGCTGGCGGCCCTCGGAGAGGGCCCGGTCCTTCTCCGCGATCCTCCGCTCCATCTCGGCTCTGAGCTCGGCCAGCGAACGCTGGTGGGTTTCGGCCAGGCGCTCGAGAGCCGCGCGGTTTTTCTCCTCCTGCTCCCGCGCGCGCTCCCGGAACGCGTCCAGGTCCGCCAGGCGGCGGGCTTCGGCGGCCTCGAGCTGCTTCTGGAGCTCCTCGAGCCGGCCGCGATAGGAGGCCAGGCTGGCGTCCAGAGCCTCCAGCGTCTTCTGCTTCTCCGCGAGAGCCCGGGCGTGGCTCTCCTCGAGCCGCCGCCGCTCTTCGCGCTCGCGTTCGAGGTCGCGCTCAAGGCGGGCGGCCCGGGCCTCGAGGTCGCGCCCGCGGGGATCGGGGGCGGCCGTGGGGGCGGCGGGGCGCAGCTCGCCGTTGCAGGCGGGGCACCGCGAGCCGCTCGCCGCGGCTTCGTCGCGGACCCGGTACATCTTTCCGCAGGCGCATTCGAGGATCATGTCCATCCCTCCTCATCCAGGCGTCGGGCACGCGGGGTTCACGGCACCGGCTCGGTCTCCTCCGACGGCAGCGCCGCCCGGTGCGCGCGGGCGCTTTCAAGGACGTGCTCAAGGTAGAACGCGGCCTGACGCCGGTGCCCTTCGACGTCGAGGGTCCAGCGTTCGGCGCGCCGGCGGCTTCGCGGCGCCGCCAGGACGAAGCCCAGCGCCAGGTCGCGCACCTCCGGTTCGCCGGGGGCCAGCTCGAGCCGGCGGGCCAGATCCTGGAGGCGCAGGAAGAGATCTCCGTGACGGGCCCGCACGCGCAGGAGCAGGCGGTCCAGCGTCGCCAGCGCGCGCGGGGCCTCCGGATCGCCCTTCGCATGCAGGAGGAGCGCGCGCTCGAGGGCCGCCCGGGCCTGATGCGGGTGCTCCGAAAGCAGACAAAGAACCTCCCAGTCCTCGACGCGCCGGCCCTGGGCCTCGAAGACGCGCGCCAGGCGGCGCACCAGCCGCAGGTCCAGGAGGCGCTCGAGATCCACTCCCGGCGGCAGGGCCCCCCAGGCGGGAGCCGCCATCTCCTCGAGGGTCGGCAC carries:
- a CDS encoding CxxC-x17-CxxC domain-containing protein — protein: MYQDKQLTCVECGTTFTFTAAEQERYAQRGFTNEPKRCSPCRAAKKAAGGGGGMGGGMGGGMGGGARREMFQAVCAECGKPAQVPFKPRGDRPVYCSDCFAKRR